The nucleotide window CTCAAAGACCTGGACCATCGCCTTATCCCCATTTATCTCAAGGACGCGGCCCCTCCGGAAGCTACCATTCTGGAGCTTAATATCAGCCAATTCTCCATAGGTCACCCCTTCAACACCTTCAACAAGCATCAGGGGGCCTGCAATCTGTGTTACTGTTCGGTACTCTTTCGAAATACTTGCCATCTTCTCCCTACCTCTACCACGTTATCGCGCAGATTGTATTTGTTATTTTTTGCTCGAGCGCATCGAACTGATCGAGGGCTTCTTCGGGAATCAGTTTCGCCCGTGCAATATCATTAAGAACATCATTGTTTGTCAGTGACTCCAGTGTTGCGCCGTCACTGTATGAACTCTTTACCTTGTCAAAATAGTGGAGAATCAATTTTAATAGACTGAACTGTTTATCCAGTGATGTACAGGCATCCCTCTCATCAAAGGCATTCTGGTGGAGGAAGTCCTCCCTTATCATCTTGGCTGCCTGCATGAGAAGTCTGTCTTCGTGAGGGAGGGCATCAATACCGACAAGTCTGACAAGTTCTTCGAGTTCTGATTCTCTCTGAAGTATGTCCATGGCCCTTTTCCTGTTTATCGACCACTGAGCATCAAACTTACAGTCCGAGCACTCATCTACCATATCCTGGTAAAGAGAATAAGAGGTAAGCCAGTTGATGGCAGGGAAATGCCTTGAGAATGCAAGCTTGTCATCAAGCCCCCAGAAAACTTTTACCACACGGAGTGTCGCCTGGACAACAGGCTCAGAGAAGTCGCCTCCGGGGGGTGACACAGCGCCGATTACCGTAATAGCCCCGGACCGGTCATCAGAACCGAGACAGACAACACTGCCTGCACGCTCATAGAAGTTTGCAATACGGGAGCCAAGATAGGCCGGATATCCTTCCTCGCCTGGCATCTCCTCCAGACGTCCGGAGATCTCTCTCATGGCCTCTGCCCAGCGGCTTGTTGAATCTGCCATGAGTGCAACAGAATACCCCATATCCCTGAAATACTCGGCAATTGCGATCCCGGTAAAAACACTCGCCTCCCGGGCTGCCACCGGCATATTCGACGTATTCGCAACAAGTACAGTCCGTTCCATGAGTGGCTCACCTGAAGCCGGATCTTTGAGATGAGGAAATTCCATGAGAACATCTGTGATCTCGTTCCCCCGCTCACCGCATCCCACATAGATCACAATCTGTGCATCAGCCCACTTTGCGAGCTGATGCTGCACAACGGTTTTCCCGCTGCCGAATGGTCCCGGAACACATGCAGTCCCTCCCTTGGCAATGGGGAATAACATGTCGATAACGCGTTGTCCTGTAATCATCGGTTCTGTGGGCATAACCTTGCGCTTTACAGGACGTGGTTCACGGACAGGCCACCTCTGAACCATAGTAATACCGAAGATATCTTCCTGACCTTCGATAACAGCCACTTCAGTATCAACATTACCCGTTACTGCTTCAATCTTCTTAATGATACCCGATTTACCCGGGGGCATCATAATTTTATGCACCACAAGTGTACTCTCTTGAACAGTCCCAAGGATATCACCCTGTTCCACATGGTCTCCAATCTTGGCTATCGGCACAAAATTCCATTTTCTCGATCTGTCGAGGGCTGGCCTCTCAGCGCCCCGGACAATATATTCACCAAAGTCCCGGGCCAATGCATCAAGGGGTCTTTGCACCCCATCATAGATTGACTTGATAAGACCGGGGCCCAGTTCGACGCTGAGCGGTTCGCCGGTCCTGATTACAGGCTGACCCGGACCAATCCCCTCGGTCTCTTCGTAAACCTGAATAGAGTAATCATTGCCCTTGATCTCAATAATCTCACCAAACAGGTTCGCCTCACCAACACGTACCATCTCGAACATGCGTGCACCGGTAAGTCCACGGGCAATCACCAGTGGTCCGGAAACCTTTACTACTTCACCTCTGTTTTCATTCATATCTCATATCCTTACCCGTTTTATGGGGCTCGCGTCGCCCCCTCTTCGAGCAAAGCCCGAAGAGACTTCCCCTCTCGCTCGCGAGGCTCGCTACCCCATAGATTGCTACCAATGTGCACGTTTTCATACACCATTAACCGCCTTTCGCGCAACTTTTACACTACCCATTTATTATGTTTTATCTTTCCCAAGGATATCAATCCCTATGGAACGTTCCACAGATCTTCTCGTTTCCTGAAAACTTATGTGTTTACTTCCTTCATGCGTGGGAATAATAGTTAAAACAGCCGGGCACCGCTGACGGAATTCCTTAATTGCTTTAGGGTTCTCACCTGCAATGCTCTCTGTAACAAGGATCAACCCTATTTCAGGATCCGTTGACAGATTAACCAGTTCCTGCATTAATTTTGAACTATCCTCCAGTGGGATAATCTCAAACCCTACAGATTTAAATCCGAGTATGAGGTGCTTTTCTCCTACAGCAATCGCCTTAGACATAGCAATCCTTCAGTCTTTCTTTCAGCAGGTCCTGATCGATGCGATTAAGTCTGCCGGTAACAACCAGTTTAAGGTTCTGCATCTCCACATTGAGCCCGGCAAGAAAGGAGAATACCCTCTCAGGACCAGCGGTCTGTAACCTGCCGTCACGGGCAATCCTTGTTAAGTAATTCGTTACCTTTAAGTCAAAACTAGATATCTGCTCATCTGCGTAAGACTCAAGAGATTCGTTAAACAAATCCCCTATTATTCCCCCTATCACCGCTGGCCATGTCTCCGGGTTATTTATCCCGGTGAGTTCGATCACAACCTGTGTAAAATCTTCAAGCGGGAGAAGATGCTGCTGATAGCGTTTCAGCGAAATCCCCTGATTTGCTGCCCTCCAGAGAACAATAACGATATACGCAAGCACTCTTTCTTTCACGTATATGCTGACCATTTCAGACTCGATTTCATTCGCCAGAGAAAGAAGATGCCTTAAATATGAACCATCGAGCATAATGTCAAGAATGCCGGAGTCTATCTGAAATGCATCGCCTGCAGTCCATCCTGTTGACTCTCTGAGTGACCGCGGGAGTTCGGCATAATCTTC belongs to Pseudomonadota bacterium and includes:
- a CDS encoding V-type ATP synthase subunit A gives rise to the protein MNENRGEVVKVSGPLVIARGLTGARMFEMVRVGEANLFGEIIEIKGNDYSIQVYEETEGIGPGQPVIRTGEPLSVELGPGLIKSIYDGVQRPLDALARDFGEYIVRGAERPALDRSRKWNFVPIAKIGDHVEQGDILGTVQESTLVVHKIMMPPGKSGIIKKIEAVTGNVDTEVAVIEGQEDIFGITMVQRWPVREPRPVKRKVMPTEPMITGQRVIDMLFPIAKGGTACVPGPFGSGKTVVQHQLAKWADAQIVIYVGCGERGNEITDVLMEFPHLKDPASGEPLMERTVLVANTSNMPVAAREASVFTGIAIAEYFRDMGYSVALMADSTSRWAEAMREISGRLEEMPGEEGYPAYLGSRIANFYERAGSVVCLGSDDRSGAITVIGAVSPPGGDFSEPVVQATLRVVKVFWGLDDKLAFSRHFPAINWLTSYSLYQDMVDECSDCKFDAQWSINRKRAMDILQRESELEELVRLVGIDALPHEDRLLMQAAKMIREDFLHQNAFDERDACTSLDKQFSLLKLILHYFDKVKSSYSDGATLESLTNNDVLNDIARAKLIPEEALDQFDALEQKITNTICAITW
- a CDS encoding V-type ATPase subunit, which produces MSGRISVLEARFLPREFFLNMISQERIEDIVPHLQDTFLKDYLAPGAVREDFGALPDRCFYDMALSLRGNCPSTIPVDIFLLQSDYLNLKGALTGATAFPFPISLFTQEMLLAIVHEDYAELPRSLRESTGWTAGDAFQIDSGILDIMLDGSYLRHLLSLANEIESEMVSIYVKERVLAYIVIVLWRAANQGISLKRYQQHLLPLEDFTQVVIELTGINNPETWPAVIGGIIGDLFNESLESYADEQISSFDLKVTNYLTRIARDGRLQTAGPERVFSFLAGLNVEMQNLKLVVTGRLNRIDQDLLKERLKDCYV